One genomic window of Elaeis guineensis isolate ETL-2024a chromosome 2, EG11, whole genome shotgun sequence includes the following:
- the LOC105033211 gene encoding two pore potassium channel a, translating to MANDFAKQPLLPALVDPPHQPLKNVTAKKKRFRRCRTTPPEDFTPESIKHGASFPDLKFIFSNFRPNFKQVSLFLVVYLGAGCVCFYLVKDQIKGEKTNGILDALYFCIVTMTTVGYGDLVPNSVTTKLLACAFVFTGMAIGALFLSRAADYLVEKQEVLIIKALHMRCKHGQAHTLKEIETKRVKYKFYTTTLLLAVIMLIGTIFLLKVEKLNLVDAFYCVCSTITTLGYGDKSFSTKGGRVFAVFWIITGTICLAQFFLYLAELNTENRQKLLAKWVLTRRMTFMDLEAADLDDDGAVGAAEFIIYKLKEMGKITQEDIALVMEEFEELDVDQSGTISNSDLIIAQSTR from the exons ATGGCAAATGATTTTGCAAAGCAGCCCTTGCTCCCAGCGTTAGTGGATCCCCCCCATCAACCGCTGAAAAATGTGACAGCAAAGAAGAAAAGATTCCGCCGTTGTAGAACTACTCCTCCTGAAGACTTCACACCAGAGTCAATCAAACATGGTGCCTCGTTTCCAGATTTGAAGTTCATTTTCAGTAATTTCCGTCCAAACTTTAAACAGGTATCTTTATTCTTAGTCGTCTACTTGGGAGCAGGTTGTGTCTGCTTCTATCTTGTGAAGGATCAGATCAAGGGTGAGAAAACCAATGGCATTCTTGATGCCTTATATTTCTGTATTGTGACTATGACCACAGTTGGCTATGGGGACCTGGTTCCTAACAGTGTCACTACTAAACTTCTTGCTTGTGCTTTTGTGTTTACTGGCATGGCAATTGGTGCACTCTTCTTAAGTAGAGCGGCTGATTACCTTGTTGAGAAGCAAGAAGTATTGATAATTAAAGCACTACACATGCGTTGTAAGCATGGTCAGGCGCATACACTAAAGGAGATTGAGACAAAAAGAGTGAAGTACAAGTTTTACACAACTACGTTGCTTCTTGCAGTTATCATGCTTATTGGTACTATCTTTCTGTTGAAGGTTGAGAAGCTAAACCTTGTTGATGCCTTCTATTGTGTCTGTTCCACTATCACAACATTGGGTTATGGGGATAAGAGTTTCTCAACTAAGGGGGGTCGTGTTTTTGCTGTGTTCTGGATAATAACTGGTACAATTTGTTTAGCTCAGTTCTTTCTCTACCTTGCTGAGTTAAACACAGAGAATAGACAGAAACTGCTGGCAAAATGGGTGCTTACACGCAGAATGACATTCATGGATCTTGAAGCAGCAGATCTGGATGATGATGGGGCGGTGGG TGCTGCTGAGTTTATAATATATAAGCTCAAAGAGATGGGGAAGATAACTCAAGAGGATATAGCACTCGTGATGGAGGAGTTTGAGGAGCTTGATGTTGATCAATCAGGTACAATATCAAACTCCGATCTGATTATCGCTCAATCCACTCGATGA